The DNA window aatgcttttctttaaaaaaatttattgtagaAAGTTGAtgttcttaatattatttatttttattataaattgaaaatcacTGACAGAATTgccgattattttttttgtctcttcagCTATTCCATCTGTATCTCTATAAATTCTTAGTcggtatttttaaatattgacaaAATTGCTGCATGAATGACAATCTCTAACAAGCAACATGTTGACAATAGAATTTCATCGGAAAATTCGTTGGCATTTAAATTGCTGATATAACTCTGGCCCGAGAAAATACCCCGtgtatgtttttgtttgtttttttctagtagtgtaacatgtttttttaatatatcaggTAAAAAAGATTATAGACTTGGAGAATTTTCAGGATTTAGTACTTGTCTTGAGCTAGAGGCAAAATGTAGAGAATTAATTAGGTCTACGCCGTAACAGAAACGGACTTAGCTATTGTTTCATTAATTTGTTGCTATTTATGGACGACAAATATCAAGGTTTTGACTTGTGGAATTATGtgcttaattaattacttgCATTGGATTGTATAATAAATCTTGGACTCGACGCCTCGTCGTGTCTGGCCACTTAAATAACAGCTCGGTCAATTCCATCTTacaaatatcaaatttgttCGATGTATATCTTTATTAATAAGAACTGCATAAAACCTTCACGAACATCATACAAACATCGCTTGAACGCAACACACAATTATtcgcaaaagaaaaaacaacaagtaGTTTGCATCTCTCGCAACAAAAAACACAGCACAAGGTTAAACGTCCGATTCTGTGGAGGACAAAAGCATGGCAATTTCTACACTGCAATAGTTCAAAGAGGACACCCCCCCCCCTATAATGATAAGGAAGCAATATTTTTCTTGTCTCCGATCAACGACAATAGCCCGTCAATCAATACTACCACTTGCTCGTCCTTTCAAAATAACAGGCCAAATTGCCACGTCTGATTTATCgctaaaacaacaaaacatatccctcactttctttccttgttttctGCCGAACAATGCTGGATAAATGCATGCCCTCTACACtcgaaaaagagagaagaaattaaACAGAACTAAGCTGTTCTATTACCCCAGAAGTGGCAAGTTTGTGCCAACAATAATGTTCTCCATGGACCAAAAACATGCATCCAACCACTGGAACTATAGCATGCATGATGCACGCCATAGTCGGCAAAGAAATATCATTGATCTAGACCTCCTATTATTCCGAAATATCCTCTCACGGGAGTCCTTTGATCTCACTAGAGTCCATAGCtaaaaaaaactaccaaaaGTTATGAAAACAACAGTATCGTACTTGTGTTTCATTAACTACACTGCACCTTTCCTCAAATTTGCTCTTACATTTCTTTTTCCAAGTAGCATGCAGTCAATTCCCCATAAAAGAACTCTTCAAGGGACCTATATAATAAAGAGATACCGATATTTTACTCAATCAAGTGTGAAATTAAATGCATGTCCTAAAAGGAATAAAGCTGGGGTACTAGACAAAGAAAGAGTAGTGATAATGAGAATATTAAAGGATGGTGGCGGTGACGTTTTCCGTTGCGAATCGCTATCAAAATCATAATGAATAAACGGAATAAAATAACACccgtaataatttttttctcacttaAAATGCATAACGGCGTTATCTGCTATCGTTTGCTATATATAGGCCTCTAAGTCCCTCACCCTCCTTATTCAAAGTTGCCAGTTTCTAGTTCTACCTtaacaactctctctctctctctctctctcactgcaAGTGCAAATTTTTAATGGTAGCGTGAAGCAGAAGTTTGGTATATTGGTGTGTCTTTTGATCTCACATTGTTTTTCTAGAAATGGGCAAGAAAGAACAGCAACATCAACCACAGAAAGATCACAAAGACAATGATAGAGGTGAAGCTGTTCTCGAGCTTCTAAGAAAACATGCTCCACTCACTGTTAAACAGGTGGGTTTCAGTTATTTCACTGTTTTATGCTTCTATTCCTGCGTTTAAACCAAGTGATATTTCACTGTTTACACTGGACTTTTTTCTACAGTACTGAGATCaagtttgtttcttgattttcttttttcaagcgTATCATTTTGTTGTACTTGATCTGCGGAGATCTCTCTACGGATCACTGTAAATTAACATCTCTGATATATGACACTATTAATTGACAGGAGAAGTTCTGCAACAATGCTTGTGTGGAGAGGTTTCTAAGAGCAAAAGGTGATAATGTGAAGAAAGCTGCTAAGCACTTAAGGGCCTGCCTTTCTTGGAGAGAGAGTATAGGCACTGGTACTATAACCCTCCATTTCTtttctcatcttcttctattcCTTCAAAAAGTTTTCTCTATTTGTCTGCTAATACTCTCTTTTCTACAAGCATATTTGCTTTTTGTTTCGTTATGCCAGTGGAATCTTGCTTTTCTCTGTTTAATTAGTTGAATGTTTGAGCGTTAAAGTAAATACCCTTGTAATTATTGATTCcacttatatttcaaaataaagaaCATAAATTTTGTCAccgttcaatttttttttcttttttttttgcacaacAGAAAATTTGTCatcgttcaatttttttttcttgtttttttgcacCTAATTCTTGGTTTTGAATGTACAGAGAATTTGATAGCGGATGAGTTCTCAGCTGAGCTTGCTGAAGGAGTTGCTTATGTTGCTGGTCATGATGAAGAATCCAGACCTGTTATGGTGATTTTCAACTCCCCATCTCTCCCACTTtaataactctttttttctcttcaagaaAATAATGTAAAGAGTGAAGAAGCTtggacaaattaattaataattaataagttatatttttttggcaCTTTTGTTGTAGATTTTTCGAATCAAGCAAGATTACCAAAAGTTCCATTCACAAAAACTGTGAGTATAtctaactaaaaacaaaaaaacatacacagcacttctttttcttggttttagtgtaaaatttgaattagcttatttattttatttctcgtcttttttttttgtttaaaaaatattaggttcACTCGGTTGCTAGTGTTTACACTGGAGGTGGCAATAGGGACCATGCCAAAAAACACGGAACAATTTGTTCTCCTCTTTGATGCAAGTAAGTAGTAGTAGCAGCAGCATCAACTATTTACCAagctttgatttatttgtttttgatcgACCAAACTTTGAAAATTGAGAAGGCACTTTTGTTGGGGGTGCACGCCGGTAAAGCAGGAAGCTAAGTTCATTAATGAGACcccaggcactcagatatgtcGGAGAACCGGCAGAGATCTGATATATTCTCAGACAATGTCCGGTCTGCCCCTGAAGTGTCACCTTCATGGTTGCACTATTGGTCAGTTTTTGTAGGGGTATTATCGGGAATTGAAGCCTGTCACGTTATATACTCTCCTAGAAGTGGTCAATTTTGCACTCTGACTTCCTTAAATGTCTTGATCCTCACACAGATGGTACCCAGGATTCTCCTTTTTTGCATCGGCAAATGCCAGCaccattattaaatataattccCTGCAATGCTCAggctttaatatatttaatagtcaTAATAATTGACTGTTCACATttacgctttttttttttttgtcaagaaaaAACACGACTCCCTCATATGTGCTAATGAATGTGCATGTTTTTTTACCCCCAAATGTACAGGCTTTTTCAGGTCAGCATCGgcttttatgaatttattgcTCGGAACTCTGAAAATTGTGGCTGAGTACTACCCAGGCAGGCTTTACAAGGCTTTTGTAATCGACCCgccttctctcttctcttatttatggaaggtaaaaattcaaaaaatcttgTTGTGTTATGTTTTATGTGTGTGCACGTTTTGGCCGAAATATACACTGTTCTTCCCCCCATTGTTTCTTATTTCATGTTTAATACTATttgataagaagaaaaaaggagagtATAATACTGTTTAACCTGCTGGATCTGGCAGTAGTGTTTGACCAACTTGTCCTGTGCCTTTCTAGTTACATGGGCCACCAAGCTTAAGTCAAATCTCCTACAACTTTTCAGTACACAAGCTAGTTTTCACACCTGTTTTTCTACCGTTAACTGCGACCTTAATTCATTTTTGTAACTGCTGCGTAAAGAAAGACGAGAcggataaaaattcaattttagaggttaaaaatatattattttaatatatttttaaatataaaataagtaattgCCATTATATTCTTgcacttattatatatatatatatatatatatatgcaactttttaaaactaattatatgAACGTTCGAACTACCTGATGTTATAACTTATTGGCATTTaactaaaaacattaatttttaactttagcATTGAGATGGGGTAAGTTAGAAATGAACAATATAGTTAATTAGGAATTGTGACCTTTATCTATCCCTAATGGTATTTCTATGTGAATTTGAAAACACAGACTACAATTAGGTGCAACTAGTATTGACTAAGAGTGACCTTACTTTAAATTTCCACAAAAGCGTGACTATACTGTCATGGTTGCAGGGTGTCCGTCCTTTTGTTGAGCTGTCAACGGCCACGATGGTGGTATCATCACTAGACTTTGAAGAATCACTGGAGTTCAATGACTTTTCCTCCTACCCTCGAGCCTCCTCCCTCCGATTGGATGCTTCGTCTGTCAAGTCAACGGCTAAGATTGGCTCATGCTCTTCCTCTAGATTTTCCTTCACCGTGTCCCACCATTTTGACTCCCTCAAGCCTTGGCACCTAACTTTGACTGACACGTCGGCATCAAAAGTAGGACCAACAAACCTCTCTTCTCTGGGCCCGGCCCTCATCTCTCCCCTCAACGCtagatccttttcttttgcatcaCCAGTTGCCAGAACCCCACGTGGCAGCATGAACGGTGGCAGCTACACTCGGCTAGCCCAGAAAAGTCTCTTCCCATCAACCCCGTTGCCACAGCGTGTCACCACGAGTGACACACTCAAAATCTCTCAACCGCGGACCCCACGCCCCTCGTTCCTCCAATCACCTGCCTTGTTTTTCAAGAAGGAGTGCCACGTCAGCAAGGCAGACAGGTCTCGAGAATCGTTCGTGCCATTTTTGAAGTTTTATAGGAGGCCGTACGATGAGATGATTTATAGGTCAAAGATGCGGCCTCCACTCGGTGGACTCATATCCATTGTCTCACCTCACATCAAACGGCGCCACATGTCAGTATCTCAACGGTTTTAAACATCGCGAAAAAGGCAAAAAAgcaaggagaagaaaagagagtACATAGGCCTCCCACCACCACTACTTTTGCATTTAACTATTATGTGTCAAAAGGTCAATGGCAAATGACACTAAtacaaataatttgattaattattttttttccaagttaattACGGTGCATCGATTGACCCAAGTTAAAAGAAGAGACTACGTACGAGGTGGGGTATCAAATCTTGTGCACCATGTCTAATTTTGAGCTTTGTGGCCTAGCAAATTAAttctatatatctatatatatattacgaaGTCTTGGGAGTTTGGGTGGTTAAGCATGGGAAGGAGATAGCGTGGTCGAAACGGTGAACATTATTGCACTGGAAATTGTATGTCACTGTACGGTGAAGCCTAGCATgctggaaaaaagaaataaatatatatactctacCAAGAAAACCATGCAAGCGTTGaaaaaactctctctctctctctctctctctctctatatatatatatatatatatatatatatatatataaatgagaaTCTAGGAATTGTTTTTTGGGTTGGACTTTGtttagttattataattttgaaaactttcaTCACggattctttctttgtttagCTAGTCAGTTTTGCATTGTTTAATTATGTGATTGGTTTCAACGATGGCAGAGTTGGTGGTAGGAATGTGTGTCGTGCTTTGTTTTTTGAGAAGTCAAACTCAAGATGGAGCTTATGTTTCTTGTTAGATAGCGTGGATTTAGAGAGAAGTA is part of the Populus alba chromosome 10, ASM523922v2, whole genome shotgun sequence genome and encodes:
- the LOC118046586 gene encoding uncharacterized protein, which produces MGKKEQQHQPQKDHKDNDRGEAVLELLRKHAPLTVKQEKFCNNACVERFLRAKGDNVKKAAKHLRACLSWRESIGTENLIADEFSAELAEGVAYVAGHDEESRPVMIFRIKQDYQKFHSQKLFTRLLVFTLEVAIGTMPKNTEQFVLLFDASFFRSASAFMNLLLGTLKIVAEYYPGRLYKAFVIDPPSLFSYLWKGVRPFVELSTATMVVSSLDFEESLEFNDFSSYPRASSLRLDASSVKSTAKIGSCSSSRFSFTVSHHFDSLKPWHLTLTDTSASKVGPTNLSSLGPALISPLNARSFSFASPVARTPRGSMNGGSYTRLAQKSLFPSTPLPQRVTTSDTLKISQPRTPRPSFLQSPALFFKKECHVSKADRSRESFVPFLKFYRRPYDEMIYRSKMRPPLGGLISIVSPHIKRRHMSVSQRF